The proteins below come from a single Streptomyces sp. SCSIO 75703 genomic window:
- a CDS encoding potassium channel family protein gives MKLPGQDAIARQADEHLVTHRVKLPRKAVERPFRQVAKRLSMAVLVLMVTSVIVYADRGGYHDGAGDSVDFLDACYYATVTLSTTGYGDITPVGDAARLTNILVITPLRVLFLIILVGTTLEVLTERTREEWRLNRWRSALRDHTVVVGFGTKGRSALQTVCAAGLRKEQVVVVDPSSKVIDAAAADGFAGVVGDATRSDVLKRAEVQRARQIIIATQRDDTAVLVTLTARQINRGAKIVVAVREEENAPLLKQSGADAVITSASAAGRLLGLSVLSPAAGMVIEDLIHQGTGLDLVERPVIKAEVGRNPRELDDLVVSVLRGHRVLGYDDPAVGGLELTDRLITIVRATPGRQVTPDIRPLPRD, from the coding sequence GTGAAACTTCCGGGCCAGGACGCGATCGCCCGCCAGGCGGACGAACACCTCGTGACCCACCGGGTGAAACTCCCGAGGAAGGCGGTGGAACGGCCGTTCCGCCAGGTCGCCAAGCGGCTCTCGATGGCGGTGCTCGTCCTGATGGTCACCTCGGTGATCGTCTACGCCGACCGGGGCGGCTACCACGACGGCGCGGGCGACTCCGTGGACTTCCTCGACGCCTGCTACTACGCCACCGTCACGCTCTCCACCACCGGATACGGCGACATCACCCCGGTCGGGGACGCCGCCCGGCTGACCAACATCCTCGTCATCACGCCGCTGCGGGTGCTCTTCCTGATCATCCTCGTCGGCACCACGCTGGAAGTCCTCACCGAACGCACCCGGGAGGAATGGCGCCTGAACCGCTGGAGGTCCGCGTTGCGCGACCACACCGTCGTCGTCGGCTTCGGTACGAAGGGACGCTCGGCGCTCCAGACCGTCTGCGCGGCGGGGCTCCGCAAGGAGCAGGTCGTCGTGGTGGACCCGAGCAGCAAGGTGATCGACGCCGCCGCGGCCGACGGCTTCGCCGGGGTGGTCGGCGACGCCACCCGCAGCGATGTGCTGAAGCGCGCCGAGGTCCAGCGGGCCCGGCAGATCATCATCGCCACCCAGCGCGACGACACGGCCGTGCTGGTGACGCTGACCGCCCGGCAGATCAACCGCGGCGCGAAGATCGTGGTCGCGGTCCGCGAGGAGGAGAACGCGCCGCTGCTGAAGCAGTCCGGCGCCGACGCGGTGATCACCAGCGCCAGCGCCGCCGGCCGGCTGCTCGGGCTCTCCGTGCTCAGCCCCGCCGCGGGCATGGTGATAGAGGATCTCATCCACCAGGGCACCGGGCTCGACCTCGTGGAACGCCCCGTCATAAAGGCCGAGGTGGGCCGGAACCCCCGCGAGCTGGACGACCTCGTGGTGAGCGTCCTGCGCGGACACCGGGTGCTCGGCTACGACGATCCGGCCGTCGGCGGACTGGAGCTGACGGACCGCCTGATCACCATTGTCCGGGCCACCCCGGGCCGGCAGGTGACGCCCGACATCCGCCCGCTGCCCCGCGACTGA
- a CDS encoding molybdopterin molybdotransferase MoeA: MTAPGTRAGEEADDLGAEEALALVKENRPPHDPAPASRAPHTHDGAPARTPDHRHRATPWPEARATAERAARTAVRAAGRAPLTVPLDAALGLTLATALPALTDLPSFDTSAMDGWAVAGPGPWTVREDGVLAGHAAAPPLTDGEAVRIATGARVPPDTTAVLRTEHGRVDHGRPGAGRGVQGRTGPAVTDDGHPGSRPDSGPGGGHAEHGRTGHESAASRGTGGPDRLHATHEVVHGQDIRPRGQECRGGDQLLPLGTLVTPAVLGLAAAAGYDTLDVVPRPRVDLLVLGDELLTAGLPREGLIRDALGPMLPPWIRALGGETGAVRRIGDDAEALHRAITESTADLIVTTGGTAAGPVDHVHPVLARIGADLLVDGVRVRPGHPMLLARTGEAQHLVGLPGNPLAAVSGLLTLAEPLLRILAARPAPAPRALPARGAVPGHPYDTRLVPVALRGGGAVPLHYNGPAMLRGMAAADALAVVPPGGVRPGQETEILDLPWAAGGIGVCFT, translated from the coding sequence ATGACCGCCCCGGGCACGCGGGCCGGCGAGGAAGCGGACGATCTCGGCGCCGAGGAAGCACTCGCCCTGGTGAAGGAGAACCGCCCCCCGCACGACCCGGCGCCCGCGTCCCGCGCACCGCACACCCACGACGGCGCCCCGGCCCGTACGCCGGACCACCGCCACCGGGCCACGCCCTGGCCCGAGGCCCGCGCGACCGCCGAGCGCGCCGCGCGCACCGCCGTCCGCGCGGCCGGCCGGGCACCGCTCACCGTCCCCCTCGACGCCGCCCTCGGCCTCACCCTGGCCACGGCCCTGCCCGCCCTCACGGACCTGCCCTCCTTCGACACCTCCGCGATGGACGGCTGGGCGGTCGCCGGACCGGGCCCGTGGACCGTCCGCGAGGACGGGGTGCTCGCCGGGCACGCGGCGGCCCCGCCCCTCACCGACGGCGAGGCCGTCCGTATCGCCACCGGTGCCCGCGTCCCCCCGGACACCACGGCCGTCCTGCGCACCGAACACGGGCGCGTCGACCACGGGCGCCCGGGGGCGGGCCGCGGAGTGCAGGGCCGCACCGGGCCCGCGGTCACCGACGACGGCCATCCCGGCAGTCGTCCCGACAGCGGTCCCGGCGGCGGCCACGCCGAGCACGGCCGTACCGGACACGAGAGCGCCGCGTCCCGGGGCACCGGCGGTCCCGACCGGCTGCACGCCACCCACGAGGTCGTGCACGGCCAGGACATCCGCCCCCGGGGCCAGGAGTGCCGGGGCGGCGACCAGTTGCTGCCCCTCGGCACCCTGGTGACCCCCGCCGTGCTCGGGCTCGCGGCGGCGGCCGGTTACGACACCCTCGACGTGGTCCCCCGGCCGCGCGTCGACCTCCTCGTCCTCGGCGACGAACTGCTCACCGCCGGACTGCCCCGCGAGGGCCTCATCCGGGACGCCCTCGGCCCGATGCTGCCGCCCTGGATCCGGGCCCTGGGCGGCGAGACGGGCGCCGTCCGCCGGATCGGTGACGACGCCGAGGCCCTGCACCGGGCGATCACGGAATCGACCGCCGACCTGATCGTCACGACCGGCGGCACCGCGGCGGGCCCCGTCGACCACGTCCACCCGGTCCTCGCGCGGATCGGCGCCGACCTGCTGGTGGACGGGGTCAGGGTGCGTCCTGGGCACCCCATGCTGCTGGCCCGGACCGGGGAGGCCCAGCACCTCGTCGGGCTGCCCGGCAACCCCCTCGCCGCCGTATCCGGCCTGCTCACGCTGGCCGAGCCGCTGCTGCGCATTCTCGCCGCCCGGCCCGCCCCCGCGCCCCGCGCGCTGCCGGCCCGGGGCGCGGTGCCGGGCCATCCGTACGACACCCGGCTGGTTCCCGTCGCCCTGCGCGGCGGCGGCGCCGTGCCGCTGCACTACAACGGTCCGGCGATGCTGCGCGGCATGGCCGCGGCCGACGCCCTGGCGGTCGTCCCGCCCGGCGGCGTGCGGCCGGGACAGGAGACCGAGATCCTCGACCTGCCCTGGGCGGCCGGTGGAATCGGAGTGTGTTTCACGTGA
- a CDS encoding NTP transferase domain-containing protein yields MTAYRPPGDPGAGPAPAPGTAAVAYDAVVLAGGAARRLGGADKPGLRVGGRALLDRVLAAAAGANTTVVVADPRPTARPVVWAREDPPGGGPLAAFAAGLRHTTAEHVLVVSADLPFLDAAVVGRLLAELAAGPADAVLLTDAEGRDQPLVAAYRAGAVRRVLAGLSDERGGLAGLPLRRLTAALHLSRVPDAVASFDCDTWDDIATARARIREHGHVLDEWISAAKDELGIDLDVDITLLLDLARDAAHGVARPAAPLTTFLVGYAAGRAAGGPEAVAEAVRKAEALALRWAEEAAEPAPPGPATNTVPPGGDGTGARPDSQPDV; encoded by the coding sequence GTGACCGCGTACCGACCGCCCGGTGACCCAGGAGCCGGCCCCGCCCCCGCGCCGGGGACGGCGGCCGTCGCGTACGACGCCGTCGTGCTCGCCGGAGGGGCCGCACGGCGGCTGGGCGGCGCCGACAAGCCCGGTCTCCGCGTCGGCGGCCGGGCCCTGCTCGACCGGGTGCTCGCCGCGGCGGCCGGGGCGAACACCACCGTCGTCGTCGCCGACCCCCGGCCCACCGCCCGGCCCGTGGTCTGGGCGCGCGAGGACCCGCCGGGCGGCGGACCGCTCGCCGCGTTCGCCGCCGGACTGCGGCACACCACGGCCGAGCACGTCCTCGTGGTCTCGGCCGACCTGCCCTTCCTCGACGCCGCGGTCGTCGGCCGGCTGCTGGCGGAACTCGCCGCGGGCCCCGCCGACGCCGTGCTGCTCACCGACGCCGAGGGCCGCGACCAGCCCCTCGTCGCCGCCTACCGCGCCGGTGCGGTGCGCCGCGTCCTGGCCGGGCTCTCCGACGAACGGGGCGGCCTGGCCGGGCTCCCCCTGCGCCGGCTCACCGCCGCACTCCACCTCAGCCGCGTCCCCGACGCCGTCGCGTCCTTCGACTGCGACACCTGGGACGACATCGCCACCGCAAGGGCACGTATCAGGGAGCATGGTCACGTGTTGGATGAATGGATCTCCGCAGCCAAGGACGAGCTGGGCATCGACCTCGACGTCGACATCACCCTCCTGCTCGACCTCGCCCGCGACGCCGCGCACGGTGTCGCCCGCCCGGCCGCCCCGCTGACCACCTTCCTCGTCGGCTACGCCGCGGGACGGGCCGCGGGGGGACCGGAGGCCGTCGCCGAGGCCGTCCGCAAGGCCGAGGCACTGGCCCTGCGCTGGGCCGAGGAGGCGGCGGAGCCGGCGCCCCCCGGCCCGGCCACAAACACCGTCCCGCCGGGCGGCGACGGAACCGGGGCGCGTCCCGACAGCCAGCCGGACGTCTGA
- a CDS encoding dihydrolipoamide acetyltransferase family protein, translating into MAQVLEFKLPDLGEGLTEAEIVRWLVEVGEPVAVDQPVVEVETAKAMVEVPCPYAGVVTARFGEEGTELPVGAPLITVAVGEPAPEGTAATGPGTGAAGTRQAPEGERAPEAERGQAAPAEGSGNVLVGYGTSKAPARRRRVRPERTGPAARLPARADSHPAPAEQPDGPVPVISPLVRRLARQNDLDLREMTGSGPDGLILRADVEYALRAAAAQGGRTAAEAGPRPAAPVAAPPPAEGTRIPLKGVRGAVADKLSRSRREIPDATCWVDADATELMRARTAMNAAGGPKVSLIALLARICTAALARFPELNSTVDTQAREVVRLDRIHLGFAAQTDRGLVVPVIRDAHTRDAEGLTAEFARLTEAGRAGRLTPGELSGGTFTLNNYGVFGVDGSTPIVNHPEAAMLGVGRIVPKPWVHEGELAARQVVQLSLTFDHRVCDGGTAGGFLRYVADCVEQPAVLLRTL; encoded by the coding sequence ATGGCACAGGTGCTGGAGTTCAAGCTCCCCGACCTCGGTGAGGGGCTCACCGAGGCGGAGATCGTGCGCTGGCTGGTCGAGGTCGGCGAGCCGGTCGCCGTCGACCAGCCGGTCGTCGAGGTGGAGACCGCCAAGGCGATGGTCGAGGTGCCCTGCCCCTACGCCGGAGTGGTCACCGCCCGCTTCGGCGAGGAGGGCACGGAGCTGCCCGTCGGGGCGCCGCTGATCACGGTCGCCGTGGGCGAGCCGGCGCCGGAGGGGACCGCGGCGACCGGTCCGGGCACCGGGGCCGCCGGCACCCGGCAGGCCCCGGAGGGGGAGCGGGCGCCCGAGGCGGAGCGCGGGCAGGCGGCACCGGCCGAGGGCTCGGGCAACGTCCTGGTCGGCTACGGCACCTCAAAGGCCCCCGCCCGCCGGCGCCGGGTGCGGCCGGAGCGCACCGGCCCCGCCGCCCGCCTACCGGCGCGGGCCGACAGCCACCCGGCCCCCGCCGAGCAGCCGGACGGCCCGGTCCCCGTCATCTCCCCCCTGGTGCGCAGGCTCGCCCGGCAGAACGACCTCGACCTGCGCGAGATGACCGGCTCCGGACCCGACGGGCTGATCCTGCGCGCCGACGTGGAGTACGCGCTGCGCGCCGCCGCCGCACAGGGCGGCAGGACCGCCGCCGAGGCCGGGCCGCGCCCCGCCGCGCCGGTCGCGGCGCCGCCGCCCGCCGAGGGGACGCGCATCCCGCTCAAGGGCGTCCGGGGCGCCGTCGCCGACAAGCTCTCCCGCAGCCGGCGCGAGATCCCCGACGCCACCTGCTGGGTGGACGCCGACGCGACCGAGCTGATGCGGGCCCGCACCGCGATGAACGCCGCGGGCGGTCCGAAGGTCTCCCTGATCGCGCTGCTGGCCCGGATCTGCACCGCCGCCCTCGCCCGCTTCCCCGAGCTGAACTCCACCGTCGACACCCAGGCCCGGGAGGTCGTCCGCCTCGACCGGATCCACCTGGGCTTCGCCGCCCAGACCGACCGGGGCCTGGTGGTGCCCGTCATCCGGGACGCGCACACGCGGGACGCCGAGGGACTCACCGCCGAGTTCGCCCGGCTCACCGAGGCCGGCCGCGCCGGTCGGCTGACTCCCGGGGAGCTGAGCGGCGGCACCTTCACCCTCAACAACTACGGCGTGTTCGGCGTCGACGGCTCCACGCCGATCGTCAACCACCCCGAGGCGGCCATGCTCGGCGTCGGCCGCATCGTCCCCAAACCCTGGGTCCACGAGGGCGAGCTGGCGGCCCGCCAGGTCGTACAGCTCTCGCTCACCTTCGACCACCGGGTCTGCGACGGCGGCACCGCGGGCGGCTTCCTGCGGTACGTGGCGGACTGCGTCGAACAGCCGGCGGTGCTCCTGCGCACCCTGTGA
- a CDS encoding alpha-ketoacid dehydrogenase subunit beta — protein MTTVAAKPATMAQALTRALRDAMADDPAVHVLGEDVGTLGGVFRITDGLAAEFGEDRCADTPLAEAGILGAAVGMAMYGLRPVVEMQFDAFAYPAFEQLASHVAKMRNRTRGTLPLPLTIRIPYGGGIGGVEHHSDSSEAYYMATPGLHVVTPATVADAYGLLRAAIASDDPVVFLEPKRLYWSKDSWNPERPSPVEPIGRAVVRRSGRSATLLTYGPSVAVCMEAAEAARAEGWDLEVVDLRSLVPFDDETVCASVRRTGRAVVVHEAHAFGGPGGEIAARVTERCFHHLEAPVLRVAGFDVPYPPPMLERHHLPGVDRILDAVGRLQWEAES, from the coding sequence ATGACGACCGTCGCCGCGAAGCCGGCCACCATGGCGCAGGCCCTGACCCGGGCGCTGCGCGACGCCATGGCCGACGACCCCGCGGTGCACGTCCTCGGCGAGGACGTCGGCACCCTCGGCGGCGTCTTCAGGATCACCGACGGGCTCGCCGCCGAGTTCGGCGAGGACCGCTGCGCGGACACCCCGCTCGCCGAGGCCGGCATCCTCGGCGCGGCCGTCGGCATGGCGATGTACGGGCTGCGCCCGGTCGTGGAGATGCAGTTCGACGCCTTCGCCTACCCGGCGTTCGAGCAGCTCGCCAGCCATGTCGCCAAGATGCGCAACCGCACCCGCGGCACGCTGCCCCTGCCGCTGACCATCCGCATCCCCTACGGCGGCGGCATCGGCGGCGTCGAGCACCACAGCGACTCCTCCGAGGCGTACTACATGGCGACCCCGGGGCTCCATGTCGTCACGCCCGCGACCGTCGCCGACGCCTACGGGCTGCTGCGCGCCGCCATCGCCTCCGACGACCCGGTGGTCTTCCTCGAACCCAAGCGGCTGTACTGGTCGAAGGACTCCTGGAACCCGGAGCGGCCCTCACCCGTTGAGCCGATAGGCCGCGCGGTGGTGCGGCGCTCCGGCCGGAGCGCCACGCTCCTCACGTACGGGCCCTCGGTCGCCGTCTGCATGGAGGCCGCCGAGGCGGCCCGAGCCGAGGGCTGGGACCTCGAAGTCGTCGACCTGCGCTCGCTGGTGCCGTTCGACGACGAGACGGTCTGCGCCTCGGTGCGGCGGACCGGACGCGCGGTCGTCGTCCACGAGGCGCACGCCTTCGGCGGCCCCGGGGGCGAGATCGCGGCCCGGGTCACGGAGCGCTGCTTCCACCACCTGGAGGCGCCGGTGCTGCGCGTGGCCGGGTTCGACGTCCCGTACCCGCCGCCGATGCTGGAGCGCCACCACCTGCCCGGTGTGGACCGCATCCTGGACGCCGTGGGGCGCTTGCAGTGGGAGGCCGAGAGCTGA
- the pdhA gene encoding pyruvate dehydrogenase (acetyl-transferring) E1 component subunit alpha, whose product MTVMEQRGAYRPTPPPAWQPRTDPAPLLPDAEPHRVLGTEAAAGADPALLLRLHAELVKGRRYNAQATALTKQGRLAVYPSSTGQEACEIAAALVLAERDWLFPSYRDTLAVIARGVDPVEALTLLRGDWHTGYDPREHRVAPLSTPLATQLPHAVGLAHAARLQGDDVVALAMVGDGGTSEGDFHEALNFAAVWQAPVVFLVQNNGFAISVPLAKQTAAPSLAHKAVGYGMPGRLVDGNDAVAVHEVLADAVRHARAGGGPTLVEALTYRVDAHTNADDATRYRGDDEVETWRRHDPIALLEEELTRRGLLTEDAVRGAREDAEAMAADLRARMNEDARLDPMDLFAHVYAEPTPQLREQRDLLRAELAAEAEAETAPTTGTGRTTGTAASTEGPR is encoded by the coding sequence ATGACGGTCATGGAGCAGCGGGGCGCTTACCGGCCCACACCGCCGCCCGCCTGGCAGCCCCGTACCGATCCCGCGCCCCTGCTGCCCGACGCGGAACCCCACCGCGTCCTGGGGACCGAGGCCGCCGCCGGGGCCGACCCCGCACTGCTGCTCCGGCTCCACGCGGAGCTGGTCAAGGGCCGCCGGTACAACGCGCAGGCCACCGCCCTCACCAAGCAGGGCCGGCTCGCCGTCTACCCCTCCAGCACCGGCCAGGAGGCGTGCGAGATCGCCGCCGCCCTCGTGCTGGCCGAGCGGGACTGGCTCTTCCCGAGCTACCGCGACACCCTCGCCGTCATCGCCCGCGGCGTCGATCCCGTCGAGGCCCTCACCCTGCTGCGCGGCGACTGGCACACCGGGTACGACCCCCGCGAGCACCGGGTCGCCCCGCTGTCCACGCCGCTCGCCACCCAGCTCCCGCACGCCGTCGGCCTCGCGCACGCGGCCCGCCTCCAGGGCGACGACGTGGTCGCGCTCGCCATGGTCGGCGACGGCGGCACCAGCGAGGGCGACTTCCACGAGGCGCTGAACTTCGCGGCCGTCTGGCAGGCCCCGGTCGTCTTCCTCGTGCAGAACAACGGCTTCGCCATCTCCGTCCCCCTCGCCAAGCAGACCGCGGCCCCCTCGCTGGCCCACAAGGCCGTCGGCTACGGGATGCCCGGCCGCCTCGTCGACGGCAACGACGCCGTCGCCGTGCACGAGGTCCTCGCGGACGCCGTGCGCCACGCCCGCGCGGGCGGCGGCCCCACCCTGGTCGAGGCGCTCACCTACCGCGTCGACGCCCACACCAACGCCGACGACGCCACCCGCTACCGGGGCGACGACGAGGTCGAGACCTGGCGGCGGCACGACCCGATCGCCCTGCTGGAGGAGGAGCTGACCCGGCGCGGGCTGCTCACCGAGGACGCCGTGCGCGGCGCGCGCGAGGACGCCGAGGCGATGGCCGCCGACCTGCGCGCGCGGATGAACGAGGACGCGCGCCTGGACCCGATGGACCTCTTCGCACACGTCTACGCCGAGCCGACCCCGCAACTGCGCGAGCAGCGGGACCTGCTGCGGGCGGAGCTGGCGGCCGAGGCCGAAGCAGAGACCGCCCCGACCACCGGGACCGGCCGGACCACCGGGACCGCCGCGAGCACGGAAGGACCCCGATGA